The window CGCAGCATCCGCTTCGGCATCCTCATCCCTCCTTCACCAGCGTGACATGGGCAACGTCGATCGCGCCGCCTCTGAATCCGCCTTCACAATACATCAGATAGTATCGCCACATATCCCGAAAGCGCGCGTCGAACGCCGATGGCAGCGCGCCGTCGCGGTCCGCCGCGTCAAAGCGTTCGCGCCAGATGCGCAGCGTTTCGGCATAGTCCGGCCCGAACCCCCGCCGGTCATGCCAGCCAAGGCCATGATCCTGCGCGATCGCGCGAAACCGGCTTTCGGAAATCAGCATCCCGCCGGGGAAGATATAGGTCTGGATGAAATCGACATTCGACGCATAGGATTCGAAGATCGTGTCATCCATTGCGATATACTGGATGGCGGCGCGCCCGCCCGGTTTCAGCACGCGGGCGATGGTCGCCAGATAATCGGGCCAGTATGCCTCGCCCACCGCCTCGACCATTTCGATGCTGGCCACCGCGTCGAACTGGCCGGTAACGTCCCGGTAATCGGTCAGGGCGACGGTGACGCGATCGGACAATCCGGCATCGGCCATCCGCTGATCGGCGTAACGCTTCTGCTCCTCCGACAGGGTCAGGGCATGGACGTGCCGCCCACCCCGCGCGGCCAGTTCGGCAAAGCTGCCCCAGCCGCAGCCGATTTCCAGGGTGCGCTCGCCCGGCCTAGTCCCCGTCCGGGCCAGCACGGCATCCAGCTTGCGCGCCTGTGCGATTTCAAGCGGCTCGCCCGGTGCAGCAAACATCGCGCTGGAATAGGTCATGTCGCCGCTCAGCCACGGTGCGTAAAAGGCGTTGCCCAGGTCATAGTGGAACGCGATGTTCCGCCGCGATCCGGCCCGGTCGTTGCGCCTGAGCCAATGGCGCAGCCGCATCAGCGGGCGCGACCAGGCCCGTGCCCGGCCTGCCCCGCCC of the Sphingomonas sp. BGYR3 genome contains:
- a CDS encoding cyclopropane-fatty-acyl-phospholipid synthase family protein: MEQGAGVNLHRPQGAFALLRPVLAAAIDRIDRGLAAGRIDLTLPDGERRMLGGRAPGPNVVLTLSDWRAIARLVAGGSSGWYRAWAAGEWSSPDPVALFELFTLNRTTLGGAGRARAWSRPLMRLRHWLRRNDRAGSRRNIAFHYDLGNAFYAPWLSGDMTYSSAMFAAPGEPLEIAQARKLDAVLARTGTRPGERTLEIGCGWGSFAELAARGGRHVHALTLSEEQKRYADQRMADAGLSDRVTVALTDYRDVTGQFDAVASIEMVEAVGEAYWPDYLATIARVLKPGGRAAIQYIAMDDTIFESYASNVDFIQTYIFPGGMLISESRFRAIAQDHGLGWHDRRGFGPDYAETLRIWRERFDAADRDGALPSAFDARFRDMWRYYLMYCEGGFRGGAIDVAHVTLVKEG